In the Leptospira sp. WS4.C2 genome, one interval contains:
- a CDS encoding sensor histidine kinase encodes MEPYWSRFLERPTLSICLLSLVFTISLTSYAYSILKPTDSSLAEYYLAENTEYFVGDIPTDDNGTIDFQKMHKVYWESIFGWINDSELQRITDSEFIWLRSKAFRNQKVKEDLYFLLEHGGLNIEIFNEYGESIFKYGEFLEQERLPNIFQSKFDWVKIPNDDSKYYYLRLYHKKGILFLISIVENLVGKQTALYREIALKNLTSIFFHSFFLMIGIICALVYFIEFKKQYNILLDFSAFSLCFGLLGLTSNVLIRYLFTNSETLFILTTIASNFVFIPMLSGVRRLFGSGSYRVLDILIYIDVLICTLTTILVFSLPFFDVSHTLLISSRSFFILFNLINILGPIYITFEAWKKGNPEAFGHFIGFSVTLFLVILEIFLAIKSNDNSTNKVVLWGVLFGVISQGFALERTIFANRQKAQLYKEDLLKAEKSLKESQLKTLQTKMSPHYLFNSLNTIHALHKIKPELIGDAILSLANNYRFISDRTDRDWIPFEEEWNFLEDYLHLQKLRFYDTVQIDFKKSGDFSSVILPPLLLQPIIENSFKHGFRGSVGEQFQLFIHAKMVRDSVFSFVVYDNGIGIPEELLSDKTKLLERSLGNIKERLKNLYSEFSFEVTRNYPEGARTQIEIILTSRVPQVL; translated from the coding sequence TGCTTATTCCATATTAAAACCCACCGATAGTTCTTTAGCAGAATATTACCTAGCAGAAAATACAGAATATTTTGTCGGAGATATACCGACCGATGATAATGGTACGATTGACTTTCAAAAAATGCATAAAGTCTATTGGGAATCCATTTTCGGTTGGATTAATGATTCAGAACTCCAACGCATCACCGATTCAGAATTTATTTGGTTAAGATCCAAAGCATTTCGAAATCAAAAAGTAAAAGAAGATTTATATTTTTTATTAGAACATGGAGGTTTAAATATAGAGATTTTTAATGAATATGGAGAATCTATTTTTAAATACGGGGAATTTTTAGAACAGGAACGACTCCCCAATATATTCCAATCAAAATTTGATTGGGTCAAAATTCCAAATGATGATTCAAAGTATTACTATTTACGATTGTATCATAAAAAAGGAATCCTCTTTCTTATCTCTATTGTTGAAAATTTAGTAGGTAAACAAACTGCGTTATACCGCGAGATAGCTTTAAAGAATCTAACATCTATATTCTTTCATTCCTTCTTCTTAATGATAGGAATCATCTGCGCTCTCGTTTATTTTATTGAATTCAAAAAACAATACAATATCCTTCTGGATTTTTCTGCCTTTTCCTTGTGTTTCGGACTACTTGGACTCACATCGAATGTACTCATTCGTTATCTTTTTACCAATTCAGAAACATTATTTATACTCACAACAATAGCATCCAATTTTGTTTTTATACCTATGTTATCAGGTGTTCGACGTCTTTTCGGAAGTGGAAGTTATAGAGTCCTCGATATATTAATTTATATAGATGTATTGATTTGTACGTTGACCACCATTTTAGTTTTTTCCCTACCTTTCTTTGACGTTTCACATACATTGCTTATTAGTAGCAGAAGTTTTTTTATTCTATTTAATCTCATCAACATACTTGGGCCAATTTACATTACCTTTGAAGCTTGGAAAAAAGGAAATCCTGAGGCATTTGGACATTTTATCGGTTTTAGTGTTACACTCTTCCTAGTAATTTTAGAAATTTTCCTAGCAATCAAATCTAATGATAACTCCACAAACAAAGTAGTTCTTTGGGGTGTTTTATTTGGCGTTATCTCTCAAGGTTTCGCTTTGGAACGAACGATATTTGCCAACAGACAAAAAGCACAATTGTATAAAGAAGATTTGTTAAAAGCAGAAAAATCACTTAAAGAAAGTCAACTCAAAACTCTACAAACAAAGATGAGTCCACATTATTTATTCAATTCGCTAAATACAATCCATGCTCTTCATAAAATTAAACCTGAGTTAATTGGCGACGCAATCCTAAGTCTTGCCAATAATTATAGATTCATTTCAGATAGAACCGATAGAGATTGGATTCCCTTCGAAGAAGAATGGAATTTTTTAGAAGATTACCTGCATTTACAAAAACTTAGATTTTATGACACAGTCCAAATAGATTTCAAAAAATCTGGCGACTTTTCTTCGGTAATACTTCCTCCACTTCTTTTGCAACCTATTATCGAAAACTCTTTTAAACATGGCTTTCGCGGATCTGTGGGAGAACAGTTCCAATTGTTCATTCATGCAAAAATGGTTCGTGATTCTGTTTTTAGTTTCGTTGTGTACGACAATGGGATAGGTATTCCCGAGGAACTACTTTCGGATAAAACAAAACTATTAGAAAGATCTTTAGGAAATATAAAAGAAAGATTAAAAAATCTTTATTCAGAATTTAGTTTCGAAGTGACTAGAAATTATCCTGAAGGTGCAAGGACTCAAATCGAAATCATACTTACATCTAGAGTTCCGCAAGTTCTCTGA
- a CDS encoding SCO family protein, which yields MDRSRITLVCILLVFGSLSFCKTKEDKIKEEWKHLSFVKPDGRLLEPKFWSEKKSVLYFGFSHCPDMCPLALTNFGRASLILGEKSNRFRFVFVTLDPERDSPATLKNYIQNFPGKNLTALSPHAESLTKLTELFGIVREKVGEGNSYRINHSNFIYVLDEDLNTIANFPGGVSANALATKLRELAEL from the coding sequence TTGGATCGTAGCCGTATAACATTAGTATGTATTCTATTAGTGTTCGGTTCTTTGTCTTTTTGTAAAACGAAAGAAGATAAAATCAAAGAGGAGTGGAAACATCTATCCTTTGTAAAACCAGATGGAAGATTGCTCGAACCGAAGTTTTGGTCTGAAAAAAAATCTGTTTTGTACTTTGGGTTTTCCCATTGCCCCGATATGTGCCCGCTCGCATTGACTAATTTTGGTAGAGCCTCATTGATACTCGGTGAAAAATCGAATCGCTTTCGGTTTGTATTTGTAACGTTGGATCCAGAGAGGGATTCTCCTGCGACTCTGAAAAACTATATACAGAATTTTCCAGGAAAAAATTTAACTGCACTTTCTCCCCATGCAGAGTCTCTAACCAAACTCACCGAACTCTTTGGAATTGTGAGAGAAAAAGTGGGTGAGGGAAATAGTTATAGAATAAATCATTCTAATTTTATTTATGTATTGGATGAAGATCTCAATACAATTGCAAATTTTCCTGGCGGAGTTTCTGCCAATGCCTTAGCGACAAAACTCAGAGAACTTGCGGAACTCTAG
- a CDS encoding multicopper oxidase domain-containing protein, translated as MDRKSFLTTIGFGVMGFVGSLFGSIKFNSRNSEEICGPSDPSVATNFGVVTTPTVSDNYQNSIGAGGSLRGTNTYGSMAHPPFFIKEEYTERFYYPPNYKNTNQKVKDFKLNLFPLSMNIAHNVNYPAWTFDGLVPGPVLRANLGDTLRIHVKNSSPDPHSLHFHGTHDPLEDGWEPIPAFGERTYQIEAGPIGLHPYHCHVPPLMVHTAKGLYGALLVDPPIKRKPAHEFVLTFSGWDTKGKGKNDYYTWNGIAGIYDRYPMKVPVGERVRFYIQNMMEREPIITFHLHAQTFDIIRSLGSIVPDGHSDVVTIGQTERVVIEFVLKKKGRYMFHPHQTHMAENGGMGWIVAV; from the coding sequence ATGGATCGGAAGAGTTTTTTAACAACTATCGGATTCGGTGTTATGGGATTTGTGGGATCGCTTTTTGGATCTATCAAATTCAATTCACGAAACTCTGAGGAAATTTGTGGACCTTCTGATCCATCCGTTGCAACTAACTTTGGAGTGGTGACCACTCCTACTGTTAGTGATAATTACCAAAACTCGATTGGAGCTGGCGGTAGTTTACGGGGGACAAATACTTACGGGAGTATGGCCCATCCACCTTTTTTTATTAAAGAGGAGTATACCGAAAGATTTTACTACCCGCCTAACTATAAAAATACGAATCAAAAAGTAAAAGATTTTAAATTAAATCTTTTTCCTTTGAGTATGAATATTGCTCATAATGTTAACTATCCGGCATGGACCTTTGATGGACTGGTTCCTGGTCCTGTTCTTCGTGCCAATTTGGGGGATACTCTTCGCATCCATGTAAAAAATTCTAGCCCGGATCCTCATTCTTTGCACTTTCATGGAACTCATGATCCTCTAGAAGATGGATGGGAGCCGATTCCGGCCTTCGGTGAAAGGACTTATCAAATCGAAGCAGGACCTATTGGCCTTCATCCTTACCACTGCCATGTTCCACCGCTCATGGTACATACCGCCAAAGGGTTGTATGGTGCTCTGCTTGTGGATCCACCAATCAAAAGAAAACCTGCCCATGAATTTGTTCTGACATTTTCTGGATGGGATACCAAAGGAAAGGGTAAAAACGATTATTATACTTGGAATGGAATTGCAGGGATTTATGATCGATATCCTATGAAAGTTCCCGTAGGGGAAAGGGTCCGTTTTTATATTCAAAATATGATGGAAAGAGAGCCTATCATTACCTTTCATTTACATGCTCAGACTTTTGATATCATTCGAAGTTTGGGAAGTATTGTTCCTGACGGACATTCTGATGTTGTGACCATCGGCCAAACAGAACGAGTTGTCATTGAGTTTGTACTGAAGAAAAAAGGTCGGTATATGTTTCATCCGCACCAAACACATATGGCAGAAAATGGAGGAATGGGTTGGATCGTAGCCGTATAA
- a CDS encoding PLDc N-terminal domain-containing protein: METTFANPGFWTYFIGSYAYYLPFVLTMVWAPLALFGLSKQKGMDTTKQIIWSLVILVIPVVGPAMYLLVADTEYEKKFKQIAVGGGLGVLILVWILSLISHI, translated from the coding sequence ATGGAAACAACTTTTGCAAACCCAGGTTTTTGGACATATTTTATTGGATCTTACGCATATTACCTTCCTTTTGTTTTAACAATGGTTTGGGCACCGTTGGCGCTCTTTGGCCTTTCTAAACAAAAAGGAATGGATACAACAAAACAAATCATTTGGTCCCTTGTGATTTTGGTGATTCCAGTTGTTGGGCCTGCGATGTATTTACTGGTTGCTGATACCGAATACGAAAAAAAATTCAAACAAATCGCCGTCGGAGGTGGTCTTGGAGTTTTGATTCTCGTTTGGATACTCAGTTTAATTTCTCACATCTAA
- a CDS encoding right-handed parallel beta-helix repeat-containing protein gives MKQTKKILLGISIAVFITLGMNHCSSEDPANSAFVHVTMMDNAFHPPVIRTFKGGKIRFVNEGNNPHNAISITKDWSTEKTFGNLAMFRGAHTDVFFPEEGVFPYFCSFHASPDGKIGMTGVAVIGNATYNPQTNIAKSKISKKWSGVTRKVPSQYKTIQNAVDAASPGDLVLVAKGIYKEEVTVTTPSIVIRGEDRNETIIDGEFLRGNGIMVVGADGVAVENLTTRNATLNGVYWTGVKGYRGSYLTAYNNGDYGIYAFDSVDGLMEHSYASGSPDSGFYIGQCNPCNAIINDVISENNALGYSGTNSSGNLYLLSSIWRKNQLGIGPNTLDRELLPPQKQIVVKKNIVYDNNNTNAPSKKLEYPSIGNGIALLGALENVVEDNLVFNHNNYGILVTMNIDENIWISNNNVVRNNKVYHSGRGDIALSGPVNVGNCFEGNSYGVSSPPLLETLQSCTGIRYPHTGDMSSSIGLLALFVQANLREFVLGSYQNQPIPASQINMPKESLANVVPAHDVFEANKGLITTAELPKLSQAEFDSATNKMYTSGWRVHFPGTLKTWYFHIMGYLLPFAIFAAWTGLAILDRFSAKSSKLDYYFWLILLVPFIGSLIYLYSKESKISKAVRNTVVIGGILLFFTILAYAGYAMTAVTEPSVT, from the coding sequence ATGAAACAGACCAAAAAGATTTTATTAGGAATCTCAATTGCCGTATTCATAACACTTGGTATGAATCATTGCAGTTCAGAAGATCCTGCCAATTCGGCGTTCGTCCACGTTACCATGATGGACAATGCCTTTCACCCGCCAGTCATTCGAACCTTCAAGGGCGGAAAGATTCGATTTGTGAACGAAGGAAACAACCCTCACAATGCTATCTCTATCACCAAAGATTGGTCTACAGAGAAAACATTTGGTAATTTGGCTATGTTTCGTGGTGCACATACGGATGTGTTCTTTCCAGAAGAAGGTGTCTTTCCTTATTTCTGTTCTTTCCATGCCTCACCCGATGGTAAAATCGGAATGACAGGTGTTGCTGTGATTGGAAATGCAACTTACAATCCGCAGACGAACATTGCTAAATCTAAAATTTCCAAAAAATGGTCAGGGGTCACTCGTAAAGTTCCTTCGCAGTATAAAACGATTCAGAATGCAGTGGATGCGGCTTCTCCTGGCGACTTAGTTCTTGTTGCCAAAGGGATTTACAAAGAAGAGGTGACTGTGACAACTCCTTCGATTGTGATTCGTGGAGAAGACCGCAATGAAACCATTATCGATGGTGAATTCCTTCGCGGAAATGGAATCATGGTTGTGGGAGCAGACGGAGTTGCCGTAGAAAACCTAACAACAAGAAATGCAACACTCAATGGTGTGTATTGGACTGGTGTCAAAGGATACCGCGGCTCGTATTTAACAGCTTACAATAACGGAGACTATGGAATTTACGCCTTCGATTCAGTTGATGGACTAATGGAACATTCCTATGCTTCTGGATCTCCTGACTCTGGATTCTATATTGGTCAGTGTAATCCATGTAATGCGATTATCAATGATGTGATTTCTGAGAACAATGCCCTTGGATATTCCGGGACCAACTCCAGTGGAAACTTATACCTTTTATCTTCTATTTGGAGAAAAAACCAATTGGGTATAGGACCAAATACATTGGATCGGGAGTTACTTCCTCCACAGAAACAAATTGTGGTAAAGAAAAATATTGTTTATGATAATAACAATACCAATGCTCCTTCCAAAAAGTTAGAATATCCATCGATTGGAAATGGTATCGCATTACTTGGAGCCTTAGAAAATGTTGTGGAAGACAATTTAGTTTTTAACCATAACAACTACGGGATTCTAGTTACCATGAATATCGACGAAAATATTTGGATCTCCAATAACAACGTCGTAAGAAACAATAAGGTATATCATTCAGGTAGGGGAGATATTGCTCTCAGCGGACCTGTGAATGTGGGAAACTGCTTTGAAGGAAACTCTTATGGAGTGTCGAGCCCACCACTACTCGAAACCCTTCAATCTTGTACAGGCATTCGTTATCCTCACACGGGAGATATGTCCTCTAGCATTGGATTGTTAGCTTTATTTGTTCAGGCAAACCTTCGGGAGTTTGTACTTGGTTCTTACCAAAACCAACCAATACCAGCTTCTCAAATAAATATGCCTAAAGAAAGTTTGGCGAATGTTGTTCCTGCTCACGATGTTTTTGAAGCAAACAAAGGTTTGATAACGACAGCGGAACTACCGAAACTCAGCCAAGCTGAATTTGATTCTGCAACGAACAAAATGTACACATCGGGCTGGAGAGTTCATTTTCCAGGCACTTTAAAAACATGGTATTTCCATATAATGGGATATTTGTTACCATTTGCTATTTTTGCAGCTTGGACAGGCCTCGCCATTTTGGATCGATTCTCAGCGAAAAGTTCCAAGTTGGATTATTACTTTTGGCTGATTTTACTGGTTCCGTTTATAGGATCTTTGATCTATTTGTATTCCAAAGAATCAAAAATTTCAAAAGCCGTTCGAAACACAGTAGTGATCGGTGGTATTTTACTTTTCTTTACCATTCTGGCTTATGCCGGTTATGCGATGACGGCGGTAACGGAACCGTCTGTAACTTAA
- a CDS encoding TetR/AcrR family transcriptional regulator, protein MNIKLNPRKIPQQKRSIERYQKIVDTAIELLGDVGYDDLTTDLIAEKSGISVGSIYQFFPNKESIIYSHAESCYFILHDHFFKLLDEELKKKKKFSPDFIEFTLQSFERALNEVKGYRLINSILYTNQALLQLDIESNERFAKSLAEKVILHLFPKVEKKQAYYRALMIVETVDSVFKIAQRKGKPTEKKAVIAELKNLLFVYFSSFL, encoded by the coding sequence ATGAATATAAAACTAAATCCAAGAAAAATTCCTCAACAGAAACGCTCTATCGAACGGTATCAAAAAATAGTTGATACCGCCATTGAGTTGTTAGGTGACGTTGGGTATGATGATTTGACTACGGATTTAATTGCCGAGAAAAGTGGTATTTCTGTAGGTTCCATCTATCAATTTTTCCCTAACAAAGAATCCATAATTTATTCCCATGCAGAATCGTGTTATTTTATCCTTCACGATCATTTTTTCAAACTTTTAGATGAAGAATTAAAAAAGAAAAAAAAGTTTTCTCCAGATTTCATTGAATTTACTCTTCAATCGTTTGAACGAGCCTTAAATGAAGTCAAAGGATATCGTTTGATCAATTCGATTCTCTACACTAATCAAGCATTGTTGCAATTGGATATTGAAAGTAATGAACGATTTGCAAAATCACTGGCCGAAAAAGTAATTCTCCATTTGTTTCCCAAAGTTGAGAAAAAACAAGCTTACTACCGTGCACTGATGATTGTGGAAACGGTGGATTCTGTATTCAAAATTGCCCAAAGAAAGGGAAAACCGACTGAAAAGAAGGCAGTGATCGCGGAACTTAAGAATCTTTTGTTCGTATATTTTTCCTCCTTCCTTTGA
- a CDS encoding YgcG family protein → MQRILVFSLLFFFPILIQAKDVPTLSGRVVDETWTLDPGFVSALEKQLKDHESKTSNQIVVLVVPSLEGEGIEEYSIKVAEEWKLGQKKKDNGVLLLIALNDRKLRIEVGYGLEGSLTDILCHHIIENEIKPYFKKGDFVSGIQNGVNAIIDAIEGSYTAPIPEDYSHLGPLSFLGEIGSGQEEIPYQVKIFVSVFVLIILGIFTYVAANAPYVGWLVYFFLFPFWSIFPTAIHGANIGASVFLTYAIGIGLYKLYHLLTPHGRKRMKKGVFGGSYRSSSGGGGWSSSGGSSRSGGFSGGGGSFGGGGSSGSW, encoded by the coding sequence ATGCAGAGGATATTGGTTTTTTCCCTTCTTTTCTTTTTTCCCATTCTTATCCAAGCAAAAGATGTTCCCACTTTATCAGGCAGAGTCGTTGATGAAACTTGGACTTTGGACCCTGGTTTTGTTTCTGCGTTAGAAAAACAACTCAAAGACCATGAAAGTAAAACTAGTAATCAAATTGTCGTTCTTGTGGTTCCTTCTCTCGAGGGGGAAGGTATAGAAGAATACTCAATTAAAGTTGCTGAAGAATGGAAACTAGGACAAAAGAAAAAAGACAATGGTGTATTATTGTTAATAGCCCTGAATGACCGGAAATTAAGAATTGAAGTCGGATATGGATTAGAGGGAAGTTTAACAGATATTTTGTGTCATCATATCATTGAAAACGAAATTAAACCCTATTTTAAAAAGGGAGACTTTGTATCTGGAATTCAAAATGGTGTGAATGCAATTATTGATGCAATTGAGGGTTCCTATACAGCCCCCATACCGGAAGACTATTCTCACTTAGGTCCTTTGTCTTTTTTAGGGGAAATAGGATCGGGTCAAGAGGAAATCCCTTATCAAGTGAAAATCTTTGTTTCTGTTTTTGTTTTAATAATATTAGGAATCTTTACTTATGTAGCAGCTAACGCACCTTATGTTGGTTGGCTAGTTTATTTCTTTTTATTTCCATTTTGGAGTATATTCCCCACTGCCATCCATGGTGCAAATATTGGGGCTTCTGTATTTTTAACTTATGCGATTGGAATCGGCTTGTATAAGTTATACCATCTTTTGACCCCGCATGGTCGAAAGAGAATGAAAAAAGGGGTCTTTGGGGGATCCTATCGCAGTTCTAGTGGTGGCGGAGGTTGGTCAAGCAGCGGAGGAAGTTCGAGGTCTGGTGGATTTAGTGGGGGTGGTGGGAGTTTTGGAGGAGGAGGTAGTTCCGGAAGTTGGTAA
- a CDS encoding SulP family inorganic anion transporter, with product MNNKEKPKDWLPGLKENWRSDIVSGFIVFLIALPLCLGISLASGAPPMAGIFSGIVGGVIASLLSGSHLTINGPAAGLIAVVLNSIMVLGGGDAKLGFELTLAAIVIAGAIQVILGLVKAGNLTVYFPISVVHGMMAAIGIIIISKQFYVALGITPKAKTIGGLLLEIPFSFSFVNPEVAIIGISAIVIIAILAKIKNPLVKKLPAPLVAVLVGIVLGIVFDLADEHAYTLLDQTYKIGPEKLVNLPDHIYDGITFPDFSRWKDGIFWVMVVTIALIASIESLLTATAVDNTDPYRRKSNMDRELVAKGAGNFFLGWIGGLPIIAEVVRSSANMENGAKTRWSNFFHGLFLLFFILLLPGLIHRIPLASLAGILIMVGIRLASPHVFKETYEKGWDQIVIFTVTVVITIVEDLLVGVFCGIVTAILIQIYFGVPLRYIFVADITVKSENKVHTLDVKQALLFSNMISLKLLFRKITPGERVDLKFDKNVKMIGFSAIEFLQSFKRDYEERGGQVNLIGFEDLKPISAYYGATRIHK from the coding sequence ATGAACAACAAAGAAAAACCAAAAGATTGGTTACCCGGGTTAAAAGAAAATTGGCGATCGGATATTGTTTCCGGTTTTATTGTGTTTCTGATTGCGTTGCCCCTTTGTTTGGGCATCTCGCTTGCTTCGGGAGCACCCCCAATGGCAGGAATTTTTTCCGGAATAGTGGGTGGGGTTATCGCTTCTTTGTTAAGTGGTTCCCACCTAACAATTAACGGTCCGGCAGCTGGTCTAATCGCTGTTGTATTGAACTCGATCATGGTATTAGGTGGTGGGGATGCAAAACTTGGGTTTGAACTAACACTTGCGGCCATTGTGATCGCAGGAGCCATTCAGGTCATTCTGGGTTTGGTAAAAGCTGGAAATTTAACCGTTTATTTTCCCATCTCAGTTGTACATGGGATGATGGCGGCCATTGGGATTATCATTATTTCAAAACAATTTTATGTAGCCCTCGGAATTACTCCCAAAGCAAAAACGATTGGGGGATTACTTTTAGAAATTCCTTTTAGTTTTTCCTTCGTGAATCCTGAGGTGGCTATCATCGGAATCTCTGCTATAGTGATCATCGCCATTTTAGCTAAAATCAAAAATCCTTTAGTGAAAAAACTACCTGCACCACTTGTTGCTGTGTTAGTTGGAATTGTCCTTGGGATAGTTTTTGACTTAGCCGATGAACATGCTTATACTTTGCTTGACCAAACTTATAAAATTGGCCCTGAAAAATTAGTTAACTTGCCAGACCATATTTATGATGGGATTACCTTTCCAGATTTTTCTAGATGGAAGGATGGAATCTTTTGGGTTATGGTAGTTACCATAGCTCTTATCGCAAGCATTGAATCGTTGTTAACTGCAACTGCAGTTGATAATACAGATCCTTATCGACGTAAATCAAATATGGATCGCGAACTAGTCGCAAAAGGTGCGGGTAACTTTTTCTTAGGTTGGATTGGTGGACTACCAATCATTGCGGAGGTGGTTAGGTCTTCTGCCAATATGGAAAATGGTGCCAAAACCCGATGGTCCAATTTTTTTCATGGACTCTTTTTGCTTTTCTTTATTCTACTTTTACCAGGTCTGATCCACAGGATTCCTCTGGCATCACTTGCAGGAATTTTGATTATGGTCGGGATTCGACTGGCTTCTCCTCATGTTTTTAAAGAAACCTATGAAAAGGGATGGGATCAAATTGTCATTTTTACAGTGACCGTAGTGATTACGATCGTTGAAGATTTGTTAGTCGGTGTTTTTTGTGGTATCGTAACTGCTATTTTGATTCAAATTTATTTTGGAGTCCCTCTCCGGTATATCTTTGTTGCCGACATCACAGTTAAATCTGAAAACAAGGTCCATACTTTAGATGTAAAACAAGCTTTGTTATTTTCTAATATGATTTCGTTGAAACTTTTGTTTAGAAAAATTACACCTGGTGAACGAGTGGATCTTAAATTTGATAAGAATGTGAAAATGATCGGTTTTTCTGCCATTGAGTTTTTACAAAGTTTCAAAAGGGACTATGAGGAACGAGGTGGGCAGGTGAATCTGATTGGTTTTGAAGATTTAAAACCAATCTCTGCTTATTATGGTGCCACTCGAATCCACAAGTAA
- a CDS encoding helix-turn-helix domain-containing protein — MEIHNFYPLAVIILDTNFVQNHKIGQKIIPSRFLQTSKSLPCAQNAPKLVIQMKRMAAVPLLLAILTGLGGCLWKPESFYGRNISRNVQFLVPQRTEIPKNCSHESIQSLRSLVWMENRSADSLRGKREEGGQWVRVELMNDGQVDTYFSILIQWINIPFVELCSEGAGGEIVESYSGYVWEEWMGLLSPFPHFNVTLKAQESRYFYIYLVSNEDLNFPIRTVSSASYRSIVLFRFLTFLFFSMVGIVSFGWAIAEYLKSKEKVYLSILVHFLMFFLLVYSVHGKEFASIFGNSNNLARHSYYIFLSINHFIFFVYLASFDQFVRNRLSKQVFFWIGGFAGFLYLLVPLYPRVYEFRIFLVLSIFGTAAYYLFKTHNSLLTKQESDERAYVFGWFFFLFSVFLKTLFHFDFYPYQPFFIYAAVFYLPLLTAGSFLFLRNYEKKDKSKARYRSLTTKLDKSEFRSKLETLLGSEKVYLDPDCNEELIASKMGLSYHQLSELINSEYNFNFPSLLNQYRIKEAMVLLNEKPELNIAEVGKLSGFGSRSAFYLEFKKQSGVNPNQFRKNKKPF; from the coding sequence ATGGAAATCCATAATTTCTACCCTCTTGCTGTCATCATTTTAGACACCAATTTTGTCCAAAATCATAAAATTGGACAAAAAATAATTCCTTCCAGATTTCTTCAAACATCGAAATCGCTTCCTTGCGCACAGAATGCGCCAAAACTGGTGATTCAGATGAAACGAATGGCTGCAGTCCCCCTCCTATTGGCAATCCTGACAGGGTTGGGTGGGTGTTTGTGGAAGCCGGAAAGTTTCTATGGGCGGAACATCAGCCGAAATGTCCAATTTTTGGTACCTCAGCGGACAGAAATTCCCAAAAATTGCAGCCATGAATCCATCCAATCTTTGCGAAGTTTGGTCTGGATGGAGAACCGTAGTGCGGACTCACTCAGGGGAAAGAGGGAAGAAGGGGGACAATGGGTTCGAGTCGAGCTAATGAATGACGGCCAAGTGGATACCTATTTCAGCATTCTGATCCAATGGATCAATATCCCCTTCGTAGAACTTTGTTCCGAAGGTGCAGGTGGGGAAATTGTGGAATCCTATAGTGGGTATGTTTGGGAAGAGTGGATGGGTTTACTCTCTCCATTCCCTCATTTTAATGTGACACTGAAAGCTCAAGAAAGTCGTTACTTCTATATTTATCTAGTATCTAATGAAGATTTAAACTTTCCTATCCGAACTGTCTCCTCAGCAAGTTACCGTTCCATTGTCTTGTTTCGGTTTTTAACATTTTTATTTTTTTCTATGGTGGGCATTGTTTCTTTTGGGTGGGCGATTGCAGAGTATTTGAAATCAAAGGAAAAGGTCTACCTATCGATCTTAGTTCACTTTTTAATGTTCTTCCTACTTGTGTATTCGGTACACGGAAAGGAATTTGCTTCAATATTTGGAAATTCAAATAACTTAGCCAGACATTCTTATTATATATTTTTATCGATTAACCATTTTATATTTTTTGTCTATCTTGCTTCCTTTGATCAGTTTGTAAGGAATCGCCTTTCAAAACAGGTATTTTTTTGGATTGGTGGGTTTGCTGGTTTTTTGTATTTGCTCGTCCCTCTTTATCCGCGTGTATATGAGTTTAGAATCTTTTTAGTATTATCTATTTTTGGAACAGCAGCATACTATCTCTTTAAGACTCATAATTCTTTGCTAACAAAACAAGAAAGTGATGAAAGGGCTTATGTATTTGGATGGTTCTTTTTTCTGTTTTCGGTCTTCCTTAAGACGTTGTTTCATTTTGATTTTTATCCTTATCAACCTTTTTTCATTTATGCAGCTGTATTCTATCTTCCCTTATTGACCGCAGGTTCTTTTTTGTTTTTGCGGAATTACGAGAAAAAAGATAAGTCGAAAGCCAGATATAGATCTCTAACAACAAAGTTAGATAAAAGTGAGTTTCGCAGTAAGCTTGAAACTCTGTTGGGTTCAGAAAAAGTATACCTGGATCCAGATTGTAATGAAGAACTCATTGCTTCCAAAATGGGACTTTCTTACCACCAGTTAAGTGAACTGATCAACTCAGAATACAACTTCAATTTCCCATCTTTGTTAAACCAATACCGAATCAAAGAAGCCATGGTTTTATTGAATGAAAAACCAGAACTCAATATTGCGGAAGTTGGTAAACTTTCTGGATTTGGATCTAGATCTGCATTTTATCTAGAATTTAAAAAACAATCCGGTGTGAATCCGAACCAGTTTCGGAAAAATAAAAAGCCATTTTAA